Proteins from a genomic interval of Nocardioidaceae bacterium:
- the ilvN gene encoding acetolactate synthase small subunit yields MSKHTLSVLVEDKPGVLARVAGLFSRRGFNIDSLAVGPTEHADVSRMTIVVDVESVPLEQVTKQLNKLVEVIKIVELESGGSVNRELLMVKVRADLATRSQVLDAVQLFRAKVVDVAPDAVTVMVTGNAGKLADFMAVMSPFGIREQVQSGMVAIGRGTRSISERSARTTPVAVPLPIGGEMPQPPRSGDPTLPPPGETPETPRQAITG; encoded by the coding sequence ATGAGCAAGCACACCCTCTCGGTGCTGGTCGAGGACAAGCCCGGCGTCCTGGCCCGTGTGGCCGGGCTCTTCAGCCGGCGCGGCTTCAACATCGACTCCCTCGCGGTCGGACCGACCGAGCACGCCGACGTCTCCCGCATGACGATCGTGGTGGACGTCGAGTCGGTGCCGCTGGAGCAGGTCACCAAGCAGCTCAACAAGCTCGTCGAGGTCATCAAGATCGTCGAGCTCGAGTCCGGCGGCTCGGTGAACCGTGAGCTGCTGATGGTCAAGGTGCGCGCCGACCTCGCCACGCGCAGCCAGGTGCTCGACGCCGTGCAGCTCTTCCGCGCCAAGGTCGTCGACGTCGCCCCGGACGCCGTGACCGTGATGGTCACCGGCAACGCCGGCAAGCTCGCCGACTTCATGGCGGTGATGAGCCCCTTCGGCATCCGTGAGCAGGTTCAGTCCGGCATGGTCGCCATCGGGCGCGGCACCCGGTCGATCTCCGAGCGCAGCGCGCGCACGACCCCCGTGGCGGTCCCCTTACCGATCGGCGGCGAGATGCCCCAGCCGCCCCGCAGCGGCGACCCGACGCTGCCCCCGCCGGGGGAGACCCCCGAGACCCCGCGCCAGGCCATCACGGGCTGA
- a CDS encoding aldehyde dehydrogenase family protein translates to MTETAIPATGDEVQAPPVGLDQGFDAPDVETFDSLDPRNGDVVGVYPVHTAHDVEHAVATAREASVWWAGLSFDERKDYLQTWKSVIVRRVAQLADVVHRETGKPHSDATLEAALAVDHLNWAATHAEKIMKRRQKMPGIVTANYAATVEYKPLGVIGVIGPWNYPVFTPMGSIVYALAAGNAVVFKPSEYTPGVGVWLARTFQEVVGEPVFQVVTGLGETGAALSSSAGIDKIAFTGSTATGKKIMAAAAEHLTPVLIEAGGKDPILVDEDADVEAAADAAIWGAAANAGQTCIGVERAYVHERVYDAFVAAVMDKARALDASDHPESKIGPITMPSQLKVIRSHIEDAIARGGRALLGGPEAVGDRYVQPTVLVDVPEDSEAIQEETFGPTITITKVRDMDEAVAYANDTRYGLASTVFSKKRGMEIASRIRSGMTAVNSVIAFAAIPSLPFGGVGDSGFGRIHGEDGLKEFTYAKAIARERFPSVIPLTSFRRSKANDQQLIGILTALHGGKQTLPKP, encoded by the coding sequence ATGACCGAGACCGCCATCCCCGCGACCGGAGACGAGGTCCAGGCGCCCCCGGTGGGGCTCGACCAGGGCTTCGACGCCCCCGACGTCGAGACCTTCGACTCGCTCGACCCGCGCAACGGCGACGTCGTGGGCGTCTACCCCGTGCACACCGCCCATGACGTCGAGCACGCGGTCGCCACCGCACGCGAGGCCTCGGTCTGGTGGGCGGGGCTGTCCTTCGACGAGCGCAAGGACTACCTGCAGACCTGGAAGTCGGTGATCGTGCGCCGCGTGGCGCAGCTCGCCGACGTCGTCCACCGCGAGACCGGCAAGCCGCACTCCGACGCCACGCTCGAGGCCGCCCTGGCCGTGGACCACCTGAACTGGGCGGCCACGCACGCCGAGAAGATCATGAAGCGGCGCCAGAAGATGCCCGGCATCGTGACCGCGAACTACGCGGCGACGGTGGAGTACAAGCCTCTCGGGGTCATCGGCGTCATCGGGCCGTGGAACTACCCGGTCTTCACGCCCATGGGCTCGATCGTGTACGCGCTGGCGGCCGGCAACGCCGTCGTCTTCAAGCCCTCGGAGTACACCCCGGGCGTCGGGGTCTGGCTCGCCAGGACCTTCCAGGAGGTCGTCGGGGAGCCCGTCTTCCAGGTCGTGACGGGGCTCGGTGAGACCGGGGCGGCCCTGAGCAGCTCCGCGGGCATCGACAAGATCGCCTTCACCGGGTCGACCGCGACGGGCAAGAAGATCATGGCCGCCGCGGCGGAGCACCTGACCCCGGTGCTCATCGAGGCCGGCGGCAAGGACCCGATCCTCGTCGACGAGGACGCCGACGTCGAGGCCGCCGCCGACGCCGCGATCTGGGGGGCGGCGGCGAACGCCGGTCAGACCTGCATCGGGGTGGAGCGGGCGTACGTGCACGAGCGCGTCTACGACGCCTTCGTCGCCGCCGTGATGGACAAGGCCCGGGCGCTCGACGCCTCGGACCACCCGGAGTCGAAGATCGGCCCGATCACGATGCCCTCGCAGCTGAAGGTCATCAGGAGCCACATCGAGGATGCGATCGCCAGGGGCGGTCGTGCCCTGCTGGGCGGACCCGAGGCCGTCGGCGACCGTTACGTGCAGCCGACCGTGCTCGTGGACGTGCCGGAGGACTCCGAGGCGATCCAGGAGGAGACCTTCGGGCCGACCATCACCATCACGAAGGTGCGCGACATGGACGAGGCGGTGGCGTACGCGAACGACACCCGCTACGGCCTCGCCTCGACGGTCTTCTCCAAGAAGCGGGGCATGGAGATCGCCTCGCGCATCCGCTCGGGCATGACCGCGGTGAACTCGGTGATCGCGTTCGCGGCGATCCCGTCGCTGCCGTTCGGCGGGGTGGGCGACTCGGGCTTCGGCCGCATCCACGGGGAGGACGGTCTGAAGGAGTTCACCTACGCCAAGGCGATCGCTCGCGAGCGGTTCCCGTCGGTGATCCCGCTGACCTCGTTCCGCCGCAGCAAGGCCAACGACCAGCAGCTGATCGGCATCCTCACCGCGCTGCACGGCGGCAAGCAGACCCTGCCCAAGCCCTAG
- the ilvC gene encoding ketol-acid reductoisomerase, with product MFYDDDADLSLIQGRNVAVLGYGSQGHAHALSLRDSGVDVRIGLPEGSKSREKAEAEGLRVLTPAEAVEESDLIMILAPDQVQRKLYEESVKPHLVEGDALFFGHGFNIRFGFIEAPEGVDVCMVAPKGPGHLVRREYVDGRGVPVLVAVEEDASGNAWDLALSYAKAIGGLRAGGIKTTFPEETETDLFGEQAVLCGGASQLVMYGFETLIEAGYQPEIAYFECLHELKLIVDLMYEGGIAKQRWSVSDTAEYGDYVSGPRVIDPSVKDNMAKVLEDVRNGNFAKRFMDDQENGAKEFMELRKKGEDHPIEETGRELRKLMSWVKSHDSDYVEGSSARN from the coding sequence ATGTTCTACGACGACGACGCCGACCTCTCCCTGATCCAGGGCCGCAACGTGGCGGTGCTCGGCTACGGCAGCCAGGGGCACGCCCACGCGCTGAGCCTGCGCGACTCCGGGGTCGACGTACGCATCGGACTGCCTGAGGGCTCCAAGAGCCGCGAGAAGGCCGAGGCCGAGGGCCTGCGGGTGCTCACGCCGGCCGAGGCGGTCGAGGAGTCCGACCTCATCATGATCCTGGCGCCGGACCAGGTGCAGCGGAAGCTCTACGAGGAGTCGGTCAAGCCGCACCTCGTCGAGGGCGACGCGCTCTTCTTCGGCCACGGCTTCAACATCCGCTTCGGCTTCATCGAGGCGCCCGAGGGCGTCGACGTGTGCATGGTCGCCCCCAAGGGGCCGGGTCACCTCGTGCGCCGCGAGTACGTCGACGGCCGCGGCGTGCCCGTGCTCGTCGCCGTCGAGGAGGACGCCTCGGGCAACGCCTGGGACCTCGCGCTGTCGTACGCGAAGGCCATCGGCGGCCTGCGCGCCGGCGGCATCAAGACCACCTTCCCCGAGGAGACCGAGACCGACCTCTTCGGTGAGCAGGCCGTGCTGTGCGGCGGCGCCTCGCAGCTGGTGATGTACGGCTTCGAGACCCTCATCGAAGCCGGCTACCAGCCGGAGATCGCCTACTTCGAGTGCCTCCACGAGCTCAAGCTGATCGTCGACCTGATGTACGAGGGCGGCATCGCCAAGCAGCGCTGGAGCGTCTCGGACACCGCCGAGTACGGCGACTACGTCTCCGGCCCCCGCGTCATCGACCCCTCGGTCAAGGACAACATGGCCAAGGTGCTCGAGGACGTGCGCAACGGCAACTTCGCCAAGCGCTTCATGGACGACCAGGAGAACGGCGCGAAGGAGTTCATGGAGCTCCGCAAGAAGGGCGAGGACCACCCGATCGAGGAGACCGGTCGTGAGCTGCGCAAGCTCATGAGCTGGGTCAAGAGCCACGACTCGGACTACGTCGAGGGCAGCTCCGCGCGCAACTGA
- a CDS encoding L,D-transpeptidase family protein produces the protein MRTPRLVRCRAALVAGVVALSLSPAAPSVGAAVAQAAHERRAGESTTGSSQAPYAVRAERQLRSLQCAPGRADGTVDERTRAAVTRFQSASGLKQSGRLNPATRQALRAPGAADCLDRPVPARSGQGRRIVVSQTQNFLWMVGRDGNAFHRAPVVDNPDVLSPGTWRTGSYCGRAARIWRNQDLTYREWLYGFVRFAPCGIGFHRIPIWQSTGKQIHPDWWLGTDMDASEGCIRLDRRTMQRVWDFTARATTTVVVLP, from the coding sequence GTGCGTACGCCCCGACTCGTCCGATGCCGCGCCGCCCTCGTGGCGGGTGTCGTGGCGCTGTCCCTGTCCCCGGCGGCGCCGTCCGTCGGTGCGGCCGTCGCGCAGGCTGCGCACGAGCGCCGCGCGGGTGAGTCGACCACCGGGTCGAGCCAGGCCCCGTACGCCGTGCGGGCCGAGCGGCAGCTGCGCAGCCTGCAGTGCGCCCCCGGCCGCGCCGACGGCACCGTCGACGAGCGCACCCGCGCCGCGGTCACCCGCTTCCAGTCCGCCTCCGGCCTGAAACAGAGCGGACGGCTGAACCCCGCCACCCGGCAGGCGCTGCGCGCGCCCGGCGCCGCGGACTGCCTGGACCGTCCGGTCCCGGCGCGCTCCGGACAGGGCCGGCGCATCGTGGTCAGCCAGACCCAGAACTTCCTGTGGATGGTCGGCCGCGACGGCAACGCCTTCCACCGGGCACCGGTCGTGGACAACCCCGACGTGCTCAGCCCCGGCACGTGGCGTACGGGCTCCTACTGCGGCCGCGCCGCGCGCATCTGGCGCAACCAGGACCTCACCTACCGCGAGTGGCTCTACGGCTTCGTGCGCTTCGCGCCGTGCGGCATCGGGTTCCACCGCATCCCGATCTGGCAGTCCACGGGCAAGCAGATCCACCCCGACTGGTGGCTCGGCACCGACATGGACGCCTCCGAGGGCTGCATCCGCCTGGACCGTCGCACGATGCAGCGCGTCTGGGACTTCACCGCACGCGCGACCACGACGGTCGTCGTCCTGCCCTGA
- a CDS encoding acetolactate synthase large subunit, whose amino-acid sequence MSEQQQVAETVTGAQSLVRSLESVGAEHVFGIPGGAILPAYDPLYDSQRLRHILVRHEQGAGHAAQGYAAATGKVGVCMATSGPGATNLVTPLADAHMDSVPMVAVTGQVGASMIGTDAFQEADIRGITMPITKHNFLVTDPAEIPQRIAEAFYIASTGRPGPVLVDIAKSALQAESTFRWPTELLLPGYRPVTKPHAKQVREATRLILEARKPVLYVGGGTIRAAAHRELRELADLTGMPVVTTLMARGAFPDSHPAHLGMPGMHGTVAAVAGLQKSDLIISLGARFDDRVTGNLDSFAPGAKVIHADIDPAEIGKNRVADVPIVGDCREVIADLVASLRAEADAGHTGDYEGWVEFLAGIRSKYPLGYDTPADGSLSPQYVIERLGEISGPETVFSSGVGQHQMWAAQFISYENPRTWLNSGGLGTMGYSVPAAMGAKVGRPDATVWAIDGDGCFQMTNQELATCTLEGIPIKVAIINNESLGMVRQWQTLFYNQRYSNTDLQSKRVPDFVKMADAYGAVGLSCETPDEVDATIEKAMEIDDVPVVVDFRVHRDAMVWPMVAAGSSNDDIQFARDLAPDYDEDDL is encoded by the coding sequence ATGAGCGAGCAGCAGCAGGTCGCCGAGACCGTCACCGGTGCCCAGAGCCTCGTCAGGTCGCTGGAGTCCGTCGGCGCCGAGCACGTCTTCGGCATCCCCGGCGGGGCGATCCTCCCGGCGTACGACCCGCTCTACGACTCCCAGCGCCTGCGGCACATCCTCGTGCGCCACGAGCAGGGCGCCGGCCACGCCGCCCAGGGGTACGCCGCCGCCACCGGCAAGGTCGGCGTCTGCATGGCGACCTCCGGGCCGGGCGCGACGAACCTGGTCACGCCGCTGGCCGACGCGCACATGGACTCGGTGCCGATGGTGGCGGTGACCGGGCAGGTCGGCGCCTCGATGATCGGCACCGACGCCTTCCAGGAGGCCGACATCCGCGGCATCACCATGCCGATCACCAAGCACAACTTCCTGGTCACCGACCCGGCCGAGATCCCGCAGCGCATCGCCGAGGCCTTCTACATCGCCTCCACCGGCCGTCCCGGTCCGGTGCTGGTGGACATCGCGAAGTCCGCGCTGCAGGCGGAGTCGACGTTCCGCTGGCCCACGGAGCTCCTCCTGCCGGGCTACCGTCCCGTCACCAAGCCTCACGCCAAGCAGGTGCGCGAGGCGACGCGCCTGATCCTGGAGGCCCGCAAGCCCGTCCTGTACGTCGGCGGCGGCACCATCCGCGCCGCCGCGCACCGTGAGCTGCGCGAGCTGGCCGACCTGACCGGCATGCCGGTGGTGACCACCCTGATGGCTCGCGGGGCGTTCCCCGACTCCCACCCCGCCCACCTGGGCATGCCCGGCATGCACGGCACCGTGGCCGCGGTGGCGGGCCTGCAGAAGTCCGACCTGATCATCAGCCTGGGCGCGCGGTTCGACGACCGCGTCACCGGCAACCTCGACTCCTTCGCCCCGGGCGCGAAGGTGATCCACGCCGACATCGACCCCGCCGAGATCGGCAAGAACCGGGTCGCCGACGTGCCGATCGTGGGCGACTGCCGCGAGGTGATCGCCGATCTGGTGGCGTCGCTGCGCGCCGAGGCCGACGCCGGTCACACCGGCGACTACGAGGGCTGGGTGGAGTTCCTGGCCGGCATCCGCTCCAAGTACCCGCTGGGCTACGACACCCCTGCCGACGGGTCCCTCTCGCCGCAGTACGTCATCGAGCGGCTCGGCGAGATCTCCGGCCCCGAGACGGTCTTCAGCTCCGGTGTGGGCCAGCACCAGATGTGGGCGGCGCAGTTCATCTCCTACGAGAACCCGCGCACCTGGCTCAACTCGGGCGGTCTCGGCACCATGGGCTACTCGGTGCCCGCGGCGATGGGCGCGAAGGTGGGCCGCCCCGACGCGACCGTGTGGGCCATCGACGGTGACGGGTGCTTCCAGATGACCAACCAGGAGCTCGCCACCTGCACGCTCGAGGGCATCCCGATCAAGGTCGCCATCATCAACAACGAGTCGCTCGGCATGGTGCGCCAGTGGCAGACGCTGTTCTACAACCAGCGCTACTCCAACACCGACCTGCAGTCCAAGCGGGTGCCGGACTTCGTGAAGATGGCCGACGCGTACGGTGCGGTGGGCCTGTCGTGCGAGACGCCGGACGAGGTCGACGCGACGATCGAGAAGGCCATGGAGATCGACGACGTGCCGGTCGTGGTGGACTTCCGGGTGCACCGCGACGCCATGGTGTGGCCGATGGTCGCCGCCGGCTCGTCCAACGACGACATCCAGTTCGCGCGTGACCTCGCGCCCGACTACGACGAGGACGACCTCTGA
- a CDS encoding 4a-hydroxytetrahydrobiopterin dehydratase: MADGTISQSTFDDAELADWTWKDDHLLGAFEPEGFSAGARFALQVAAAADAMNHHPDIDLRYGEVTIRLTSHDVGGVSERDTTLARRISEIADEQELGDRAE, translated from the coding sequence ATGGCCGACGGCACCATCTCCCAGAGCACCTTCGACGACGCCGAGCTGGCCGACTGGACCTGGAAGGACGACCACCTCCTCGGCGCCTTCGAGCCCGAGGGCTTCTCCGCCGGCGCACGCTTCGCGCTGCAGGTCGCCGCGGCCGCCGACGCGATGAACCACCACCCCGACATCGACCTGCGCTACGGCGAGGTCACGATCCGGCTCACCAGCCACGACGTCGGCGGCGTCTCCGAGCGCGACACCACGCTGGCCCGTCGCATCAGCGAGATCGCGGACGAGCAGGAGCTCGGCGACAGAGCGGAGTGA
- a CDS encoding GMC family oxidoreductase N-terminal domain-containing protein yields the protein MPDPTYDYVIVGAGSAGAVLANRLTEDADVSVLLLEAGGEAEGDEIDIPAAFPQLFKTKWDWNYETTEQKQLEGRRAYWPRMKALGGCSSMNAMIYIRGNRHDQDTWRDTYGAEGWGYDDCLPYFKKSEGNTRLGDPYHGTDGPLHVEDRTYTHDLTHAFVESAVAAGHKPTDDFNGETQEGAGLYQTTTKNGVRWSTAKGYLDPVRERPNLTIATHALATKVLTDGLRASGVAYRVGSEERTATATREVLLCGGAINSPQLLMLSGIGPASHLAEHGILVVMDSPGVGSNLQDHPATPMIWHTRGTSDLAQFSTVLNLLRWKVRGTGPLSSNVGEGGMFFHTRDGLPAPDMQVHVAASGFFDNGMHEPTSRMFTAAPTLVHVESRGSVRLRSADPSWYPAIDAGYFDDSRDLDAMVSACRTVWDICSSGPVAEYLTSPWELPADPSDADLETHVRKHTQTLYHPVATCAMGDGEDAVVDARLRVRGVAGLRVVDASVMPEVPRGNTNAPTIMVAEKAADLIKADRAADRSQA from the coding sequence GTGCCCGACCCGACGTACGACTACGTGATCGTGGGGGCCGGCAGCGCCGGTGCCGTGCTCGCGAACCGCCTGACCGAGGACGCCGACGTCTCGGTCCTCCTGCTCGAGGCCGGCGGGGAGGCCGAGGGCGACGAGATCGACATCCCCGCCGCGTTCCCGCAGCTGTTCAAGACGAAGTGGGACTGGAACTACGAGACCACCGAGCAGAAGCAGCTCGAGGGCCGCCGGGCGTACTGGCCGAGGATGAAGGCGCTCGGCGGCTGCAGCTCGATGAACGCCATGATCTACATCCGCGGCAACCGCCATGACCAGGACACCTGGCGCGACACCTACGGTGCCGAGGGGTGGGGGTACGACGACTGTCTGCCGTACTTCAAGAAGTCCGAGGGCAACACGCGTCTGGGCGACCCGTACCACGGCACGGACGGGCCGCTGCACGTCGAGGACCGTACGTACACCCACGACCTGACCCACGCCTTCGTCGAGTCGGCCGTGGCCGCCGGCCACAAGCCCACCGACGACTTCAACGGCGAGACCCAGGAGGGCGCGGGGCTCTACCAGACCACGACGAAGAACGGCGTGCGCTGGTCGACGGCGAAGGGATATCTCGACCCGGTGCGCGAGCGCCCGAACCTGACGATCGCCACGCACGCCCTGGCGACGAAGGTGCTCACCGACGGTCTGCGCGCGAGCGGGGTGGCCTACCGCGTGGGCAGCGAGGAGAGGACCGCGACGGCGACCCGCGAGGTGCTGCTGTGCGGCGGCGCCATCAACTCCCCGCAGCTGCTGATGCTCTCGGGCATCGGGCCCGCCTCCCACCTCGCCGAGCACGGCATCCTCGTGGTCATGGACTCCCCCGGCGTCGGGTCCAACCTGCAGGACCACCCGGCGACCCCGATGATCTGGCACACGCGCGGCACGAGCGACCTCGCGCAGTTCTCCACCGTGCTCAACCTCCTGCGCTGGAAGGTGCGCGGCACCGGTCCGCTGTCCTCCAACGTCGGCGAGGGCGGCATGTTCTTCCACACCCGCGACGGGCTCCCCGCTCCTGACATGCAGGTGCACGTGGCCGCGTCCGGGTTCTTCGACAACGGCATGCACGAGCCCACCTCCCGCATGTTCACCGCAGCCCCCACGCTGGTGCACGTCGAGAGCCGCGGGTCGGTGCGTCTGCGCTCGGCCGACCCGAGCTGGTACCCGGCGATCGACGCCGGCTACTTCGACGACTCCCGCGACCTCGACGCCATGGTCTCGGCCTGCCGCACGGTCTGGGACATCTGCTCCTCCGGTCCGGTCGCCGAGTACCTGACGAGCCCGTGGGAGCTGCCCGCCGACCCGTCGGACGCCGACCTCGAGACCCACGTGCGCAAGCACACGCAGACGCTCTACCACCCGGTCGCGACGTGCGCGATGGGTGACGGCGAGGACGCCGTGGTCGACGCGAGGCTGCGCGTACGCGGCGTCGCCGGCCTCCGTGTCGTGGACGCCTCGGTGATGCCCGAGGTGCCGCGCGGCAACACGAACGCCCCGACGATCATGGTCGCCGAGAAGGCCGCCGACCTCATCAAGGCCGACAGGGCCGCAGACAGGAGCCAGGCATGA
- a CDS encoding dihydrofolate reductase — translation MTAPSEPLTLVVPSDRAADRLAEHGGDLAAWQVVVWDGEGETPSGAAQAQVLLGAYMGDPWPADSMQRLPDLQAVQLLSAGFAGWDDALPEGVALCNGRGVHSASTAELAVLGVLGWRRELLRFLEQQAMERWEDQPRTGDLDGLPVLVLGAGDIAGYVKAGLEVFGAEVTMVGRTQRDGVVTVEEVDALLPTTMAVVVAWPLNEQTEMFLDGRRLDLLPDGAAVVNVARGAHVDTEALLGHLESERLHAFLDVTDPEPLPEGHPLWDAPNLTLTPHVGGGTQGWERRGFGLLGDQLRAYASGGVDALTNRVR, via the coding sequence GTGACCGCGCCCTCAGAACCCCTGACCCTCGTCGTGCCCTCCGACCGCGCCGCCGACCGGCTCGCGGAGCACGGCGGCGACCTGGCCGCGTGGCAGGTGGTGGTGTGGGACGGGGAGGGCGAGACACCGTCGGGTGCGGCGCAGGCGCAGGTGCTGCTGGGCGCGTACATGGGCGACCCGTGGCCCGCGGACTCGATGCAGCGGCTGCCGGACCTGCAGGCGGTGCAGCTGCTCTCCGCCGGCTTCGCCGGCTGGGACGATGCGCTGCCCGAGGGGGTCGCCCTGTGCAACGGACGCGGGGTGCACTCCGCCTCGACGGCCGAGCTGGCCGTGCTCGGCGTGCTGGGCTGGCGCCGTGAGCTGCTGCGGTTCCTCGAGCAGCAGGCGATGGAGCGGTGGGAGGACCAGCCGCGCACCGGCGACCTGGACGGGCTGCCCGTGCTGGTCCTGGGCGCCGGCGACATCGCCGGCTACGTCAAGGCGGGCCTGGAGGTTTTCGGCGCCGAGGTCACGATGGTGGGGCGTACGCAACGCGACGGCGTCGTGACCGTCGAGGAGGTCGATGCGCTGCTGCCGACCACCATGGCCGTCGTCGTGGCGTGGCCGCTGAACGAGCAGACCGAGATGTTCCTCGACGGCCGTCGCCTGGACCTGCTGCCCGACGGGGCCGCCGTGGTCAACGTCGCACGCGGTGCGCACGTCGACACCGAGGCGCTGCTCGGCCACCTGGAGAGCGAGCGCCTGCACGCGTTCCTCGACGTGACCGATCCCGAGCCGCTGCCCGAGGGGCACCCGCTGTGGGACGCACCGAACCTCACCCTCACCCCGCACGTCGGCGGGGGGACCCAGGGGTGGGAGCGACGCGGCTTCGGGCTGCTGGGGGACCAGCTCCGCGCGTACGCCTCGGGCGGCGTCGACGCCCTCACCAACCGCGTCCGCTGA
- a CDS encoding methyltransferase domain-containing protein: MSGPRYPHGHDPSVLASHSNRTVENSAAYLVPFLRPGLDVLDLGSGPGTITADLARRTAPGHLIGVEMGEESAALTRAELVRQGLDADRWDVLVGDGARLDLVGPVGLADDSFDVAHAHQVLQYVADPPAVLAELARVVRAGGVVAVRDTDYGAWTWSPDLPELDEWRALYQRVARADGGEPDAGRRLLGWAHAAGLAASSTLTWSTWLYADQPSRAWWGGVWERRILESGLAARALEEGWATREDLHRISAGWARWARTPAAMMTVPHGELIIRL, encoded by the coding sequence GTGAGCGGTCCGCGCTACCCGCACGGGCACGACCCGTCCGTGCTGGCCTCGCACAGCAACCGCACGGTGGAGAACTCCGCGGCGTACCTCGTGCCGTTCCTTCGCCCCGGGCTCGACGTGCTCGACCTGGGCTCGGGTCCGGGCACCATCACCGCCGACCTGGCCCGGCGTACGGCCCCCGGGCACCTGATCGGGGTCGAGATGGGGGAGGAGTCCGCGGCGCTGACCCGCGCCGAGCTCGTACGTCAGGGTCTGGACGCCGACCGGTGGGACGTGCTCGTCGGCGACGGCGCCCGCCTCGACCTGGTCGGACCCGTGGGCCTGGCCGACGACTCGTTCGACGTGGCCCACGCGCACCAGGTGCTGCAGTACGTCGCCGACCCGCCCGCCGTGCTGGCCGAGCTGGCGCGTGTCGTACGCGCCGGCGGCGTGGTCGCGGTGCGCGACACTGACTACGGCGCCTGGACCTGGAGCCCGGACCTGCCGGAGCTGGATGAGTGGCGAGCGCTCTACCAGCGGGTCGCGCGCGCCGACGGTGGGGAGCCCGACGCGGGACGCCGGCTCCTCGGTTGGGCGCACGCCGCCGGGCTGGCAGCGTCGTCGACGCTGACCTGGAGCACCTGGTTGTACGCCGACCAGCCCTCCCGGGCCTGGTGGGGCGGGGTGTGGGAGCGGCGCATCCTCGAGTCGGGACTCGCCGCCAGGGCTCTCGAGGAAGGATGGGCCACCCGGGAGGACCTGCACCGCATCTCGGCGGGCTGGGCCCGGTGGGCGCGTACGCCCGCGGCGATGATGACCGTGCCGCACGGCGAGCTGATCATCCGGCTGTGA
- a CDS encoding glycine betaine ABC transporter substrate-binding protein, translating into MTKRTTLLGTLAATAALSLSACGVGGNSTDVADVEAGSIDASALEGQTVAVGSKEFDEQLVLGQIALLALKAAGAEVEDRTDITGSTATRNALLGGDFDVYWDYTGTGWINYLGNDEPIADSQEQYEAVAEQDLAENDVVWGTPAPMNNTYAFATNSEFAQQTGVQNYSDMGELSESDKGQVTLCVESEFQGRPDGLPGFLDTYEIDIPGNQVESYGIGVIYDQVANGNNCNFGEVFTTDGRIAALDLTVLEDDQNFFPIYNVAPIVMQETNQQTPGILEVLNPISEVITTEKMTAMNERISVSGDDPAVIAEDFLREEGFIS; encoded by the coding sequence ATGACCAAGCGAACGACACTTCTCGGCACGCTCGCCGCGACCGCCGCGCTCAGCCTCTCCGCCTGCGGCGTGGGCGGCAACAGCACCGACGTCGCCGACGTCGAGGCCGGCTCCATCGACGCCAGCGCCCTCGAGGGCCAGACCGTCGCCGTCGGCTCCAAGGAGTTCGACGAGCAGCTCGTGCTCGGCCAGATCGCCCTGCTCGCCCTCAAGGCCGCGGGTGCCGAGGTCGAGGACCGCACCGACATCACCGGCTCCACCGCCACCCGCAACGCGCTGCTCGGTGGTGACTTCGACGTCTACTGGGACTACACCGGCACCGGCTGGATCAACTACCTCGGCAACGACGAGCCGATCGCCGACTCCCAGGAGCAGTACGAGGCCGTCGCGGAGCAGGACCTCGCCGAGAACGACGTCGTCTGGGGCACCCCGGCGCCGATGAACAACACCTACGCCTTCGCCACCAACTCCGAGTTCGCGCAGCAGACCGGGGTGCAGAACTACAGCGACATGGGCGAGCTGTCCGAGAGCGACAAGGGCCAGGTCACCCTCTGTGTGGAGAGCGAGTTCCAGGGCCGTCCCGACGGTCTCCCGGGCTTCCTCGACACCTATGAGATCGACATCCCGGGCAACCAGGTCGAGAGCTACGGCATCGGCGTCATCTACGACCAGGTGGCCAACGGCAACAACTGCAACTTCGGCGAGGTGTTCACCACCGACGGCCGCATCGCCGCCCTGGACCTGACCGTGCTCGAGGACGACCAGAACTTCTTCCCGATCTACAACGTCGCCCCGATCGTCATGCAGGAGACCAACCAGCAGACGCCGGGCATCCTCGAGGTGCTGAACCCGATCTCCGAGGTGATCACGACCGAGAAGATGACCGCCATGAACGAGCGCATCAGCGTCAGCGGTGACGACCCGGCCGTCATCGCCGAGGACTTCCTCCGCGAAGAGGGCTTCATCAGCTGA